From a region of the Marasmius oreades isolate 03SP1 chromosome 7, whole genome shotgun sequence genome:
- a CDS encoding uncharacterized protein (MEROPS:MER0004321), with the protein MSTTERLRRLRTLMLHQEVPLDYYVVPTDDAHHTEYVAESDKRRAYISGFTGSAGQAIITRDEAFLLTDSRFWLHAEEELDKNWQLGKVRSPGLPKDWVEWVSLRIRDGRLGIDPQTVSVQDAGILEANLRKRNSSVVYPPQNLVDKIWEEKPTESKDPVFLHPLEFAGEDTQSKMRRLRVWMREQAPGSHAFGDCAQGLVGTLISSLPEVAYMLNMRGSDIEFSPLFHAYLFVGMAGAIVFLDSVKVPPNVDDYLRHVDVERREYRELWEFLARREWGKGDKKVVISPQTSVTVMRALGPSSYVVLPSQVEIMKAIKNETEIEGLKRAYLRDGVCFTRFLSWLESQVTKGCQLTEWEAARKLDRYRSHASFYRGLASENISASGPNAALPHYEPSKDNARTIDRQAPYLNDSGGQYLDGTCDTTRTVHFGSPTQEHREAYTRVLQGHISIDTAIFPEDTTGLQLDTLARKALWEDGLNYGHGSGHGFGSFLMTHEGPQGFGIDFPFVSGHVVTNEPGFYKPKEFGVRIESALLVKRVETRKQFGGDIWLGFERLTCVPIHTVMIEADLLMREEKEWLKEHNDLCHRLLAPCLKDNQEALQWVEREAERARKIAES; encoded by the exons ATGAGCACAACAGAGCGATTGAGAAGGCTAAGGACTCTCATGCTTCACCAAGAGGTCCCGCTTGACTACTA TGTCGTACCAACCGATGATGCACATCATACCGAGTACGTCGCAGAAAGCGACAAAAGACGTGCATATATATCCGG GTTTACGGGGTCGGCAGGCCAAGCCATCATAACGCGGGACGAGGCTTTTTTATTGACTGATTCTCGATTTTGGTTACATGCCGAGGAGGAACTCGACAAGAACTGGCAGCTGGGGAAGGTCAGAAGTCCAGGCCTTCCCAAGGATTGGGTGGAATGGGTCTCA CTTCGTATACGCGACGGACGACTTGGAATCGATCCTCAGACGGTTTCCGTCCAGGATGCCGGTATTCTAGAGGCGAACTTGCGCAAACGTAATTCAAGTGTTGTCTACCCTCCTCAAAATCTGGTCGACAAGATATGGGAAGAAAAGCCAACGGAAAGTAAAGATcctgtctttcttcatccgtTGGAGTTTGCAG GCGAGGACACGCAGAGTAAGATGCGGCGTCTGAGGGTATGGATGAGGGAACAAGCTCCAGGTAGTCATGCATTTGGAGATTGTGCTCAGGGATTAGTTGGTACCCTGATTTCAAGTCTTCCCGAAGTGG CCTACATGCTGAACATGCGTGGTTCTGATATTGAATTCAGTCCGTTGTTCCATGCATATCTTTTCGTTGGTATGGCCGGCGCCATTGTTTTCCTTGACTCGGTCAAAGTACCTCCAAATGTTGATGACTATTTACGACATGTTGACGTTGAAAGAAGGGAGTACCGTGAACTGTGGGAGTTTTTGGCGCGCCGTGAATGGGGAAAGGGCGATAAAAAA GTTGTCATATCTCCCCAGACCTCCGTCACAGTTATGCGCGCCTTAGGCCCTTCGTCGTACGTTGTGCTTCCGTCGCAGGTGGAGATCATGAAGGCCATTAAGAACGAGACGGAGATCGAGGGCTTGAAACGAGCGTATCTGAGAGATGGTGTTTGTTTT ACACGATTTCTGTCGTGGCTTGAGTCTCAGGTAACGAAGGGATGCCAACTCACGGAATGGGAAGCTGCCAGAAAGCTGGATAGATACAGAAGCCATGCAAGCTTCTACCGAGGCTTGGCCTCGGAGAATATCAGCGCCAGTGGTCCAAATGCTGCTCTGCCGCATTATGAGCCCTCCAAGGACAACGCTCGGACAATTGACAGGCAAGCCCCCTATCTCAA tgactCTGGCGGGCAATATCTTGATGGTACATGTGATACAACACGCACCGTTCATTTTGGGAGTCCCACTCAAGAGCACCGCGAAGCATATACTCGGGTGTTACAAGGCCAT ATATCCATCGACACTGCGATTTTTCCAGAGGATACGACAGGTCTTCAGTTGGACACCTTAGCTCGTAAGGCACTTTGGGAGGATGGTTTGAACTACGGG CACGGTTCTGGACATGGGTTTGGATCCTTCTTGATGACACACGAAGGCCCGCAAGGATTTGGTATCGACTTTCCATTTGTGTCAGGTCATGTAGTCACGAATGAACCTGGATTTT ACAAGCCCAAGGAGTTTGGCGTGCGCATAGAGTCTGCATTGTTGGTAAAAAGAGTCGAG ACAAGGAAACAGTTTGGCGGTGATATATGGttaggtttcgaacggttgACTTGTGTGCCGATCCATACTGTAATGATCGAAGCAGATTTGCTTATGagggaggaaaaggaatggtTGAAG GAGCACAATGACCTCTGCCACAGATTGCTCGCCCCATGCTTGAAAGATAATCAAGAGGCTCTACAGTGGGTCGAGCGGGAGGCGGAAAGGGCAAGAAAAATCGCTGAGTCTTAA
- the TIF11 gene encoding Translation initiation factor 1A (BUSCO:EOG092652Y6), with translation MPKVSIKGGKNRRRGKNENDSDKRELVFREDGQEYAQVTKMLGNGRLEAQCFDGEKRLAHIRGKMRKKVWINQGDIILLSLRDFQDDKADVIVKYTADEARNLKAYGELPENAKINETDTFGEEEGECTFEFGDEGDVDIDDI, from the exons ATGCCCAAGGTGAGCATCAAG GGTGGTAAAAATCGCCGTCGCGGAAAGAACGAAAACGACAGTGATAAACGTGAACTAGTTTTCCGGGAAGACGGTCAGGAATACGCTCAAGTGACGAAGATGCTTGGAAACGGGCGGCTGGAAGCTCAGTGCTTTGATGGAGAAAAGCGGTTGGCACATATAAGAgggaagatgaggaaaaaG GTTTGGATAAACCAGGGAGATATAATACTTTTATCCCTTCGAGATTTTCAAGACGACAAGGCGGATGTTATTGTAAAATACACTGCCGACGAGGCCCGGAATT TGAAAGCATATGGTGAACTCCCGGAGAACGCCAAGATCAACGAAACTGATACTTTtggcgaagaagaaggagaatgtACATTCGAGTTTGGCGATGAGGGTGACGTTGATATTGATGACATCTAG
- a CDS encoding uncharacterized protein (CAZy:GH18), producing the protein MRFLSFSAAIGLLSSSVWAYDNSRSDNLAVYYGQNSYGATHGSDTANWQQGLSHYCQDDVINAFPIAFINVFFGAGGLPSLNMANTCNSNDDPTFPGSELPNCQFLQQDIQACQAKGKIVTLSLGGATGAATFSSDAQAQQFADTIWNLFLGGSSSTRPFGNAVLDGVDLDIEGGSSTGFVAFVNRIRSHANGASKKYYVTAAPQCPFPDAWLGPVINNAAFDAVYVQFYNNFCSVANPSSFNFATWDQWAKTQSPNKNVKVFVGAPASPTAAGSGYVDISALSGIIQQAKQFSSFGGVMLWDASQAYANNRYDVAVKNLLTGTSGGGGGGGGGGGSGGCTGVSAWSSSIAYNGGAQVTFNAHLWTAKWWTQADTPGGSAGVWTDNGACFAGLAPTGSNATSPGNSATEESPISNSAISTQFASASVSSESAVESSSRSASNDATATASTTATGRPRGNSRVFRG; encoded by the exons ATGAGATTCCTCTCGTTCTCTGCTGCGATCGGGCTCCTCTCCTCCTCTGTCTGGGCCTACGACAATTCTAGGTCCGATAAC CTCGCTGt CTACTATGGTCAGAACTCCTACGGCGCCACTCATGGCTCTGATACTGCCAACTGGCAACAGGGGCTATCCCACTATTGTCAG GACGACGTAATCAACGCTTTCCCAATAGCCTTTATTAATGTCTTCTTCGGAGCCGGAGGCCTACCCAGCCTTAACATGGCCAAC ACCTGCAACAGCAACGATGATCCAACCTTCCCGGGTTCCGAACTTCCCAACTGCCAATTTCTCCAACAGGATATTCAAGCCTGTCAAGCCAAAGGCAAGATCGTCACGCTCAGTCTTGGGGGTGCTACGGGTGCTGCCACCTTTTCATCCGATGCCCAAGCACAACAGTTCGCTGATACTATCTGGAACCTTTTCCTTGGCGGTTCAAGCTCAACTCGACCATTCG GAAATGCGGTTCTTGATGG AGTCGACCTGGATATCGAAGGAGGATCAAGTACCGGCTTCGTGGCTTTCGTAAACAGGATCAGATCTCATGCCAATGGTGCCAGCAAGAA GTATTACGTGACCGCAGCTCCTCAATGTCCCTTCCCAGACGCTTGGTTGGGCCCCGTAATCAATAATGCTGCCTTCGATGCTGTGTATGTTCAG TTCTACAACAACTTCTGTTCCGTAGCCAACCCAAGC TCATTCAACTTTGCAACATG GGACCAATGGGCTAAAACTCAATCACCCAACAAGAACGTGAAGGTTTTCGTCGGTGCTCCCGCCTCACCTACGGCTGCGGGTTCAGGCTACGTCGATATATCTGCGCTCAGCGGAATAATTCAGCAGGCCAAGCAATTTTCTTCGTTCGGGGGAGTGAT GTTATGGGATGCGTCGCAGGCTTATG CCAATAACCGCTATGATGTCGCTGTGAAGAATTTACTCACCGGTACTTCAggtggcggcggcggcggtggTGGAGGGGGCGGCTCTGGGGGTTGCACTGGTGTATCTGCCTGGTCTTCTTCTATCGCG TACAACGGCGGTGCTCAAGTCACTTTCAA CGCCCACCTTTGGACTGCCAAATGGTGGACACAGGCAGATACACCAGGAGGTAGCGCAGGCGTCTGGACCGACAATGGCGCATGCTTTGCGGGCCTAGCTCCTACAGGCTCTAACGCAACTTCACCTGGAAACTCTGCGACTGAGGAGTCGCCTATCAGCAACAGTGCTATCTCAACCCAGTTCGCCTCTGCATCGGTCTCCTCTGAATCGGCCGTGGAGTCTAGTTCTCGCTCGGCCTCCAATGACGCTACTGCCACCGCCAGCACTACCGCTACTGGTCGACCCAGGGGTAACTCTCGTGTATTTAGAGGATGA